The following are from one region of the Lytechinus pictus isolate F3 Inbred chromosome 4, Lp3.0, whole genome shotgun sequence genome:
- the LOC129259727 gene encoding neuronal acetylcholine receptor subunit beta-3-like, which translates to MTLDDFPYLKFEGRNARRNNRTNRGDQGRLIRHLLDTGYDVREMPFVEDGGPVLFNLSLLLVAISDLDAKTQILHGTSWLVVDWYDDRLIWDPELYGGIEGVVVNIDQTWSPKLYLQNAILDKPENPVKDEVSQTFITYNGWLHLESPLIHHTSCDLKLEEFPFDEQECWLRFSLQNTPNYLVRLDITHFNIQRPNISSEWDITRPYPATKTDYITIEMIANGINITYEVMYIGFKLKRLPRFYIQNVMLPVTFLSWLSAVVFIIPAKSGERLSASISLVLGVTVFQIVITDNLPKSSRGDVVLLTVYVTECFIMSIMVTTMSAIVIKMSHQEGKIKNKFIRTIFFDRLGPWCFVSDSGCCRKKAKSSNPTESCTGGVLPAMNGVAGETRSSGAQALHPRGQAWVQKESSSQPVSQEFEESQAPKMMNDFELLACVIDRLFMIATLASLTAITAKFWGEM; encoded by the exons ATGCAAGGAGGAATAATAGAACTAACAGGGGTGACCAAGGGCGCCTTATACGTCATCTACTGGACACTGGATATGACGTCAGAGAAATGCCCTTTGTTGAAGATGGTGGACCTGTTCTCTTCAACTTGTCTCTATTACTTGTCGCTATATCAGATCTT GATGCTAAAACCCAGATACTTCATGGAACATCATGGCTCGTGGTG GATTGGTACGATGATAGGCTAATCTGGGATCCTGAGTTATATGGCGGGATTGAAGGTGTAGTTGTCAACATCGATCAAACATGGTCACCAAAATTATACCTACAAAATGC gaTACTGGACAAACCAGAGAATCCTGTAAAGGATGAAGTCAGTCAAACTTTCATCACATACAATGGATGGTTGCATCTCGAATCACCGTTAATACATCAtacatcatgtgacctaaaacttgagGAGTTTCCCTTTGATGAACAGGAATGCTG GTTGCGATTCTCTTTAcaaaacacaccaaattatcTGGTAAGACTTGATATAACCCATTTTAATATTCAGCGACCAAACATCAGCTCTGAGTGGGATATCACGCGTCCTTATCCTGCTACAAAAACTGATTACATCACAATCGAAATGATCGCCAATGGGATAAACATCACTTATGAGGTGATGTATATCGGTTTCAAACTAAAAAGACTGCCCAGATTTTACATCCAGAATGTGATGTTACCAGTCACATTTCTCAGCTGGTTGTCGGCTGTTGTTTTCATCATTCCCGCCAAAAGTGGAGAGCGTCTTTCGGCATCCATCTCTCTTGTTCTGGGTGTGACCGTGTTTCAGATCGTTATTACAGACAACCTGCCAAAAAGCTCTCGTG GTGATGTTGTGTTGCTGACTGTATACGTAACGGAATGTTTTATCATGAGTATCATGGTCACCACAATGTCCGCCATCGTCATCAAAATGAGTCACCAGGAAGGCAAGATCAAGAATAAGTTCATCAGGACTATCTTCTTTGACCGCCTTGGACCATGGTGCTTTGTGAGTGATAGTGGGTGTTGCCGGAAGAAGGCAAagagttcgaatcccaccgaGAGCTGCACTGGTGGAGTTCTGCCGGCGATGAATGGTGTCGCAG GAGAGACTCGGTCATCTGGTGCTCAAGCTTTGCATCCTCGTGGTCAAGCTTGGGTCCAAAAAGAGTCATCGAGTCAACCCGTGAGTCAAGAATTTGAAGAATCTCAG GCACCTAAGATGATGAATGATTTTGAGCTCCTTGCCTGTGTTATTGACCGTCTATTCATGATTGCTACTCTTGCTTCGCTCACTGCCATCACTGCTAAATTCTGGGGGGAAATGTAA